A single window of Nicotiana sylvestris chromosome 3, ASM39365v2, whole genome shotgun sequence DNA harbors:
- the LOC138887394 gene encoding uncharacterized protein gives MESETTKGEITLPINMSGTTQNAKFHVIEGDMRYNALLGRPWIHCMRAVRSTLHQMMKFPTKEGRKMVYGEQHAAREMFAMHNVAPTSTPSISKEPKDKQIAK, from the coding sequence atggagaGCGAAACAactaaaggggaaatcaccctcccgatcAACATGAGCGgaacaacccaaaatgccaagtttcatgtcatcgaaggagacatgagatacaatgccttgctcggaaggccatggatacactgcatgagagcagtacgatcaacccttcatcaaatgatgaagtttccaacaaaggaaggaagaaaaatgGTATATGGGGAGCAACATGCTGCAAGAGAGATGTTCGCAATGCACAATGTGGCACCAACATCGACACCTTCAATATCAAAGGAGCCAAAGGACAAGCAAATAGCGAAGTAG